The following coding sequences are from one Hymenobacter sp. DG25A window:
- the bla gene encoding subclass B1 metallo-beta-lactamase: MKFLLPVALLIAVAAKSTPSKLSAKTEKVVYQSANLMITQVAKNSFVHTSYLQTKTFGKVPCNGMVVKSGSETVVFDTPTGDQESKELIAWISKDLHCKVKAIIPTHFHEDCVGGLKEFERQKIPSFANKNTIEYAKQNKFNIPQRGFTDSLTVKVGTTKVYAIFWGEGHTKDNIVGYFPEDKVLFGGCLIKELQANKGYLGDANVQAWSATVEKIKQAYPAVQVVIPGHGKVGGPSLLDYTIQLFQQ, encoded by the coding sequence ATGAAATTTCTGCTTCCCGTTGCACTCCTGATTGCCGTTGCGGCGAAAAGCACCCCCAGTAAACTCAGCGCCAAAACCGAAAAAGTAGTTTATCAATCAGCGAATTTGATGATTACGCAAGTTGCGAAGAACAGCTTTGTGCATACCTCGTATTTGCAGACCAAGACCTTCGGCAAGGTTCCCTGCAACGGCATGGTGGTAAAAAGCGGCAGTGAAACCGTGGTGTTTGATACGCCTACCGGCGACCAGGAATCCAAAGAGTTGATTGCCTGGATAAGCAAAGACCTGCACTGCAAAGTGAAGGCTATTATCCCAACCCATTTTCATGAGGATTGCGTGGGTGGGCTAAAGGAATTTGAGCGACAAAAAATCCCCTCCTTCGCCAATAAAAATACGATTGAGTACGCTAAGCAGAACAAGTTTAATATTCCTCAGCGCGGGTTTACCGATAGCCTGACGGTGAAGGTTGGCACTACGAAGGTGTATGCCATTTTTTGGGGAGAAGGCCACACCAAAGACAACATAGTGGGGTATTTCCCGGAGGACAAAGTGCTGTTTGGTGGCTGTTTAATTAAGGAGTTGCAGGCCAACAAAGGCTATTTGGGCGATGCCAACGTGCAAGCGTGGTCCGCCACCGTAGAAAAAATAAAGCAAGCATATCCTGCGGTGCAAGTTGTAATTCCCGGGCATGGCAAAGTCGGCGGCCCAAGCCTGCTTGACTATACCATTCAGTTATTTCAACAGTAA
- a CDS encoding DUF72 domain-containing protein, which produces MPTYHIGCSGFSYRDWKGVFYPPEIPPRKWFEYYCTQFNTVELNVTFYKMPELGFLEKLYDQSPPGFQFAVKAPRLVTHYKKFNAEAEPVLQDFYGTIQEGLRDKLGPVLFQLPPKAAYTEELMARLLHCLDPAFTNVVEFRHLSWWEGEVYRELARHRIAFVGQSHPMPLPDEVVANTDVLYYRFHGVPELYKTPYDEAFLQRIAHEIQAAKHVKQVYLYFNNGMGGAAVGNARQMQQLLG; this is translated from the coding sequence ATGCCCACTTACCACATTGGCTGCTCCGGCTTTTCCTACCGCGACTGGAAAGGCGTGTTCTACCCGCCCGAAATACCGCCGCGCAAGTGGTTTGAATACTACTGCACCCAGTTTAACACCGTGGAGCTGAACGTGACGTTCTACAAAATGCCGGAGCTGGGCTTCCTGGAAAAGCTCTACGACCAGAGCCCGCCCGGCTTTCAGTTTGCCGTGAAAGCCCCGCGCCTGGTAACGCACTACAAAAAGTTTAACGCCGAGGCCGAGCCGGTGCTGCAGGATTTCTACGGCACCATTCAGGAAGGCCTGCGCGATAAGCTGGGTCCGGTGCTCTTCCAGCTACCGCCCAAGGCCGCGTATACCGAGGAGCTGATGGCCCGCCTGCTCCACTGCCTGGACCCCGCCTTTACCAACGTGGTGGAGTTCCGCCACCTGAGCTGGTGGGAAGGGGAGGTGTACCGCGAGCTGGCCCGCCACCGCATTGCCTTTGTAGGGCAGAGTCACCCCATGCCCCTGCCCGATGAAGTAGTAGCCAATACCGACGTGCTGTACTACCGTTTTCACGGGGTGCCGGAGCTCTATAAAACGCCTTATGACGAGGCTTTCCTGCAGCGCATTGCCCACGAAATACAAGCGGCCAAACACGTTAAGCAGGTGTACCTCTATTTCAATAACGGCATGGGCGGCGCGGCGGTAGGCAATGCCCGCCAGATGCAGCAACTGCTGGGCTAG
- a CDS encoding NUDIX hydrolase — translation MTLIDKIAWLHLHEGRLLSTRSHGKDRYYIPGGKREAGETDEQTLLREIREELTVQLEPASLVYQGTFEAPAHGHPAGIRVQMTCYSAQYSGELQPAAEIAEIVWLTYQHRPLVSAVDQLIFDWLRERQLLAD, via the coding sequence ATGACACTGATTGATAAGATTGCCTGGCTCCATCTGCACGAAGGCCGGCTGCTGAGCACCCGCAGCCACGGCAAAGACCGGTACTACATTCCCGGCGGCAAGCGCGAAGCCGGCGAAACCGACGAGCAAACGCTGCTGCGCGAAATTCGGGAAGAGCTGACCGTGCAGCTGGAACCCGCCAGCCTGGTATACCAGGGCACTTTTGAGGCACCCGCCCACGGCCACCCGGCGGGCATTCGGGTGCAAATGACCTGCTACAGCGCCCAGTATAGCGGAGAGCTGCAGCCGGCCGCGGAAATAGCAGAAATAGTGTGGCTTACTTACCAACACCGGCCGTTGGTTTCGGCCGTGGATCAGCTGATTTTTGACTGGTTGCGGGAGCGGCAGTTGCTGGCCGATTAG
- a CDS encoding DUF72 domain-containing protein → MFYPDKLPQRRWFEFYSQHFQTLELNVTFYRFPQLSASLAFCFPCFLLSRCPKIPSGKMPDTGGMLPGLGGRAPATTTLGNADNVGRNPGGKIGNAIKL, encoded by the coding sequence GTGTTCTACCCCGATAAGCTACCCCAGCGCCGCTGGTTTGAGTTCTATAGTCAGCATTTTCAGACGCTGGAGCTCAACGTCACCTTCTACCGGTTTCCGCAGCTTTCCGCTTCCCTTGCTTTCTGCTTTCCTTGCTTTCTGCTTTCCAGGTGCCCAAAAATACCATCCGGTAAGATGCCGGATACAGGGGGGATGCTGCCGGGGCTAGGTGGCCGGGCTCCTGCAACTACCACCCTGGGAAACGCCGACAACGTGGGCCGCAACCCGGGAGGAAAAATAGGGAATGCCATAAAGTTGTGA
- a CDS encoding SDR family NAD(P)-dependent oxidoreductase — MNDQTALITGASSGIGFELARCFARDDYRVVLVARHLDELKEAARLIHQEFEGVDIILLPYDLSLPESSEQIYAETTQRGFRIDALVNDAGFGETGYFTDTDLQTELNIIQVNAASLVHLTKLYLREMVARNEGRILQVGSVASFSPSPCQAVYAATKAFVLSFSEAIQHELKQQKSAVTMTILCPPPTATNFFRTAHAENTRAAHHTADARQVAEDGYDALMEGESRSLPTLGAKVNFLSSLVLPDSVLATLMNAQLHEEHK, encoded by the coding sequence ATGAATGACCAAACCGCCTTGATTACCGGTGCCTCCAGCGGCATAGGCTTCGAGCTGGCCCGCTGCTTCGCGCGCGACGATTACCGCGTCGTGCTCGTGGCCCGTCACCTGGATGAGCTGAAAGAAGCGGCCCGCCTGATCCACCAGGAATTTGAGGGCGTAGATATTATTCTGCTGCCCTATGACCTAAGCCTGCCAGAAAGCTCCGAGCAGATTTATGCCGAAACCACCCAACGCGGCTTCCGCATTGATGCCTTGGTGAACGACGCCGGCTTTGGCGAAACCGGCTATTTCACCGACACCGACCTTCAGACCGAGCTCAACATTATTCAGGTAAATGCGGCCTCCCTGGTGCACCTTACCAAGCTCTACCTGCGGGAAATGGTAGCCCGCAACGAAGGCCGGATTCTGCAGGTGGGCTCGGTGGCCTCCTTCTCCCCCAGCCCCTGCCAGGCCGTGTATGCCGCCACCAAAGCCTTTGTACTGAGCTTCTCGGAGGCGATACAACACGAGCTTAAACAGCAGAAATCGGCCGTTACCATGACCATTCTCTGCCCGCCGCCCACCGCTACCAACTTCTTCCGCACGGCTCACGCCGAGAATACCCGGGCGGCCCACCACACCGCCGATGCCCGCCAGGTGGCCGAGGATGGCTACGACGCGCTAATGGAAGGCGAGTCCCGCTCCCTGCCCACGCTTGGGGCGAAGGTCAACTTCCTCTCCAGCCTCGTCCTCCCCGACTCTGTTCTGGCTACGCTGATGAATGCGCAGCTGCACGAAGAGCATAAATAA
- a CDS encoding DUF808 domain-containing protein yields the protein MASGFFALLDDISALVKVSAASLDDVPAQVAKTTGKVSGIVIDDTAVTPKYVVGLDPSRELSIIYQIAKKSLINKLLILSPAALVLGYFAPWAITPILMLGGAYLCFEGYEKVHSMFSKHHEVDVESEQVEIITPEELEKERVAGAVRTDIILSAEIMAIAYSQVTEQPIVNQIVVMAAVAVFITVAVYGFVGLIVKADDVGVHMAQDKYHPATQKLGRGIVKFMPHFLNILSYVGTAAMLWVGAEIIAHGIPFTSHLLDDLEESLAHLPAVAWLAKALSCAIGGLLIGFVVEKIVLLGKKVFGKE from the coding sequence ATGGCTTCAGGTTTTTTTGCGCTACTGGATGATATTTCCGCTTTGGTAAAAGTAAGCGCGGCCAGTTTAGACGACGTGCCCGCCCAGGTAGCCAAAACCACCGGCAAAGTATCCGGCATTGTTATCGACGATACGGCGGTTACGCCCAAATACGTCGTGGGCCTCGACCCCTCCCGGGAGCTTTCTATTATTTATCAGATAGCCAAAAAGTCCCTGATCAATAAATTATTGATTCTGAGCCCGGCGGCTTTGGTACTGGGCTATTTTGCCCCCTGGGCCATTACGCCCATTTTAATGCTGGGCGGGGCTTATTTATGCTTCGAAGGGTACGAAAAGGTACACTCCATGTTCAGCAAGCACCACGAGGTGGACGTGGAAAGCGAGCAGGTAGAAATAATTACGCCGGAGGAGCTGGAAAAGGAACGGGTGGCGGGCGCCGTGCGCACCGATATTATCCTGTCGGCCGAAATTATGGCCATTGCTTACAGCCAGGTAACCGAGCAGCCGATAGTAAACCAGATTGTGGTTATGGCGGCCGTGGCCGTTTTTATTACGGTGGCCGTGTATGGCTTTGTGGGCCTGATTGTGAAAGCCGACGATGTGGGCGTGCACATGGCCCAGGATAAATACCACCCCGCTACGCAAAAACTGGGGCGCGGCATCGTAAAATTCATGCCGCACTTCCTGAACATCTTAAGCTATGTGGGTACGGCTGCCATGCTTTGGGTAGGTGCTGAAATCATAGCCCACGGCATTCCGTTTACCAGTCATTTACTGGATGATCTGGAAGAGTCTTTAGCCCACCTGCCGGCGGTGGCATGGCTGGCCAAGGCGCTATCCTGTGCTATTGGCGGGTTACTGATTGGCTTCGTGGTTGAGAAAATAGTGCTGCTGGGGAAGAAGGTATTCGGCAAGGAATAA
- a CDS encoding pirin family protein: MLDLVIDARPAAISAGFNVRRILPYRLRRMLGPFIFMDHAGPVNAPPTEMHNLDVLPHPHIGLSTVSYLFGGQVTHRDSLGVEQIIRPGEVNWMTAGSGIAHSERFEDPAALAGGALEMVQTWVALPEAAEETAPAFTNYQPQELPIFTEPGVWMRLIAGDAFGLKNDVKTHSPLFYLHVVLQPGARFGLPRGYPERGAYVAKGSVEVGGRRYTAGQLLVFTAGQDPVLVAQEASTLMLLGGEPLGERFIWWNFVSSRRERIEQAKADWKAGRIALPPNDNAEFVPLPEDKSRPAGSPPPQALS, translated from the coding sequence ATGCTCGACCTTGTGATTGATGCCCGTCCGGCGGCTATTAGCGCCGGCTTTAATGTTCGCCGGATTCTGCCTTACCGGCTGCGGCGCATGCTGGGGCCCTTTATTTTCATGGACCACGCCGGGCCCGTGAATGCTCCGCCCACCGAAATGCACAACCTGGATGTACTGCCCCATCCGCACATCGGCCTCAGCACCGTGAGCTACCTGTTTGGCGGCCAGGTAACGCACCGCGACAGTCTGGGCGTAGAGCAGATCATCCGACCCGGCGAAGTAAACTGGATGACGGCCGGCAGCGGCATTGCCCACTCCGAGCGGTTTGAGGACCCCGCCGCACTGGCCGGCGGCGCGCTGGAAATGGTGCAGACCTGGGTGGCCCTGCCCGAAGCCGCCGAGGAAACCGCCCCGGCCTTCACTAACTACCAGCCCCAGGAGCTTCCCATCTTCACCGAGCCCGGCGTGTGGATGCGCCTCATTGCCGGCGACGCTTTCGGACTGAAAAATGACGTAAAAACCCACTCGCCGCTGTTCTACCTGCACGTGGTGCTGCAGCCCGGTGCCCGCTTTGGCCTGCCGCGCGGCTACCCTGAGCGGGGCGCCTACGTGGCCAAAGGCAGCGTGGAAGTGGGCGGCCGGCGCTATACTGCCGGCCAGCTGCTGGTGTTCACGGCCGGCCAGGATCCGGTGCTGGTGGCCCAGGAGGCCAGCACGCTCATGCTACTGGGCGGCGAGCCGCTGGGGGAGCGGTTTATCTGGTGGAACTTCGTGTCCTCGCGTCGGGAGCGGATTGAGCAGGCCAAAGCCGACTGGAAGGCCGGCCGCATTGCCCTGCCCCCGAATGATAACGCGGAGTTTGTGCCCCTGCCCGAGGATAAGTCCCGCCCGGCCGGCTCCCCGCCGCCCCAGGCGCTTTCATAG
- a CDS encoding glycoside hydrolase family 13 protein, with product MTKAFLGRLLVLLVLVLPELALAQAIQKINPTNWWVGMKRPNVQLLVYGPQAGTLTYTITYPGVKLVKTNTVENPNYAFLDLTIAASAKPGTVRIVGKKGSQTVTKTWELKARDNSPKGQGVTQADFIYLAMPDRFANGDPGNDKFADLRDPNHDRNNPFFRHGGDLQGAAQHLPYLKDLGVTAIWFTPVLENNQPLTNEGGTMRASYHGYGFTDQYNVDRRLGGNEAYKSFVQKAHAAGMKVVQDAVYNHVGNTHWILQDLPMKSWLHQWPTYTNTSYRQQPITDPHASQIDKKVTLDGWFVPFLPDLNQQNPYVANYLIQHAIWSVENFGVDAWRIDTYMYNDQPFMNRCNAALLTEYPRIHIFGESSVNNVVDQSYYVRNNINFPFKSNQPGGLDFVLEGAMVEGLKHEGTAQRMYEALAQDAVYQDPTKLVTFLDNHDHDRYLSVIGEDFDKYKMGLTWLLTTRGIPSMYYGTEILMKNFKNPTDAEVRKDFPGGWPGDKEDKFTAAGRTAQENAAFQFVRTLATYRKTHPALHSGKLMQYLLQDNLYVYFRYDANGTVMVATNPTDKVATLPTARFIERTKGFTKARNVLTNETINDISTLQLPAKTALVLELQK from the coding sequence ATGACAAAAGCTTTTTTAGGTCGGCTGCTGGTGCTGCTGGTGCTGGTTTTGCCGGAGTTGGCCCTGGCCCAGGCTATTCAAAAGATAAACCCCACCAACTGGTGGGTAGGCATGAAGCGGCCTAATGTGCAGCTGCTGGTGTATGGCCCCCAGGCTGGCACGCTCACGTACACTATTACTTATCCCGGGGTGAAGCTGGTGAAAACCAACACCGTGGAAAACCCTAATTACGCCTTCCTAGACCTCACCATTGCGGCCTCGGCCAAGCCCGGCACCGTGCGGATTGTGGGCAAAAAAGGCAGCCAGACGGTTACCAAAACCTGGGAGCTGAAAGCCCGCGACAATTCCCCCAAAGGACAGGGCGTCACCCAGGCCGATTTCATCTACCTGGCCATGCCCGACCGGTTTGCCAACGGCGACCCCGGCAACGACAAATTCGCCGACCTGCGCGACCCCAACCACGACCGGAATAACCCCTTCTTCCGCCACGGCGGCGACCTGCAGGGTGCCGCCCAGCACCTTCCTTACCTCAAAGACCTCGGCGTTACGGCTATCTGGTTTACGCCCGTCCTCGAGAACAACCAGCCGCTCACCAACGAGGGCGGCACCATGCGCGCCTCCTACCACGGCTACGGCTTCACGGACCAGTATAACGTTGACCGACGCTTGGGCGGCAACGAGGCCTACAAATCCTTCGTGCAGAAAGCCCACGCCGCTGGTATGAAAGTGGTGCAGGATGCCGTGTACAACCACGTAGGCAACACCCACTGGATTCTGCAGGACCTGCCCATGAAAAGCTGGCTGCACCAGTGGCCCACCTACACCAATACCTCCTACCGTCAGCAGCCCATCACCGACCCGCACGCTTCTCAGATTGATAAGAAAGTAACGCTGGATGGCTGGTTTGTGCCTTTCCTGCCCGACCTCAATCAGCAGAACCCCTACGTGGCCAACTACCTGATTCAGCACGCCATCTGGTCGGTGGAGAACTTTGGGGTAGATGCCTGGCGCATTGATACCTACATGTACAACGACCAGCCGTTTATGAACCGCTGCAACGCGGCCCTGCTCACGGAATATCCACGCATCCACATCTTCGGCGAGTCGTCGGTGAATAACGTGGTGGACCAGTCGTACTACGTGCGGAACAACATCAACTTCCCCTTCAAATCCAACCAGCCCGGCGGGCTTGATTTCGTGCTGGAAGGCGCCATGGTAGAGGGGCTGAAGCACGAGGGCACCGCCCAGCGCATGTATGAGGCGCTGGCCCAGGATGCCGTGTACCAGGACCCCACCAAGCTGGTCACGTTCCTGGATAACCACGACCATGACCGGTACCTGTCAGTAATAGGCGAGGATTTCGACAAGTACAAAATGGGCCTCACCTGGCTGCTCACCACCCGGGGCATTCCCAGCATGTACTACGGCACCGAAATCCTGATGAAGAACTTCAAGAACCCCACCGATGCCGAAGTGCGCAAGGACTTCCCCGGCGGCTGGCCCGGCGACAAGGAAGACAAGTTTACGGCGGCCGGCCGCACAGCCCAGGAAAATGCGGCCTTTCAGTTTGTGCGCACCCTGGCTACCTACCGCAAAACGCATCCTGCGTTGCACTCCGGTAAGCTGATGCAGTACCTGCTGCAGGACAACCTCTACGTGTACTTCCGCTACGATGCCAACGGCACCGTGATGGTGGCCACCAACCCCACCGATAAGGTGGCGACGCTGCCTACCGCCCGCTTTATTGAGCGCACCAAAGGCTTCACCAAAGCCCGCAACGTGCTGACCAACGAAACCATCAACGATATTTCCACCCTGCAGCTGCCCGCCAAAACCGCCTTGGTGCTGGAGCTGCAGAAGTAG
- the clpB gene encoding ATP-dependent chaperone ClpB, which yields MNFNNYTIKAQEAVQKATEIAGANQQQAIETGHLLKGLFQSDENVLSFLAKKLGANLNILTPRLDAIVAAYPKVSGGSPYLSNDANSALQRASGFLKEFGDEYVSVEHLLLGLLGGKDSVATLMKDAGFNEKDLKAGIKELRGGRKVTSQTAEDQYQSLNRYSRNLNEQVRSGKMDPVIGRDEEIRRVLQILSRRTKNNPVLLGEPGVGKTAIVEGLAQRIVAGDVPENLKDKIIMSLDMGLLVAGAKYKGEFEERLKSVIKEVTDSEGQIILFIDEMHTLIGAGGGGEGAMDAANLLKPALARGELHSIGATTLKEYQKYIEKDKALERRFQAVMVDEPSQEDAISILRGIKEKYELHHGVRITDDAVIAAVELSSRYITDRFLPDKAIDLMDEAAAKLRIELNSMPAELDEVQRRIMQLEIEREAIRRENNKDREAVLSKELSELSEKRDDLKAQWENEKSVLTNIQEQKEAIERYKLEADQAERQGDYGRVAELRYGKIQEAEAKLKEAQDIANASKEGGSMLQEVVTQEDIAEVVAKWTGIPVSKMLQSDREKLLHLEEELGKRVAGQSEAIAAISDAVRRSRAGLQDPKRPIGSFIFLGTTGVGKTELAKALAEYLFNDENNMVRIDMSEYQERHAVSRLIGAPPGYVGYDEGGQLTEAVRRKPYSVILLDEIEKAHPDVFNILLQVLDDGRLTDNKGRVANFKNTIIIMTSNTGADIIQKNFKELNEYNHDEVVDRTREEVVERLKQHMRPEFLNRIDEIVMFQPLKRKEIRKIVDIQFKQIQHRLEEAGIRLEATDEVLDYLGEQGFDPQFGARPLKRVIQRLVLNELSKDILSGRVSKDSVVEAVLEDGHQIRFNNVEIPAVG from the coding sequence ATGAACTTTAACAACTATACCATTAAGGCGCAGGAGGCCGTGCAAAAGGCCACCGAAATTGCCGGCGCCAACCAGCAGCAGGCCATTGAAACGGGCCATTTGCTGAAGGGCCTTTTCCAGAGCGACGAGAATGTACTGTCGTTTCTGGCCAAGAAGCTGGGCGCCAACCTCAATATTCTTACCCCGCGCCTGGACGCCATTGTAGCCGCCTACCCCAAGGTGAGCGGCGGCTCGCCGTACCTGTCCAACGATGCCAACTCGGCGCTGCAGCGCGCCTCGGGCTTCCTTAAGGAGTTCGGGGATGAGTACGTATCCGTGGAGCACTTGCTGCTGGGTTTGCTGGGCGGCAAAGACAGCGTAGCCACGCTGATGAAAGACGCGGGCTTCAACGAAAAAGACCTGAAAGCCGGCATTAAGGAGCTGCGTGGGGGCCGCAAAGTCACCAGCCAAACCGCCGAGGACCAGTACCAGAGCCTGAACCGCTACTCGCGCAACCTGAATGAGCAAGTGCGCTCCGGCAAGATGGACCCCGTTATCGGCCGCGACGAGGAAATCCGCCGCGTGCTGCAGATTCTCTCCCGCCGTACCAAGAACAACCCCGTGCTGCTGGGCGAGCCCGGCGTGGGTAAAACCGCCATTGTGGAGGGCCTGGCCCAGCGCATTGTGGCCGGCGACGTGCCCGAAAACCTCAAGGACAAAATCATCATGAGCCTGGATATGGGCTTGCTGGTGGCTGGCGCCAAGTACAAGGGCGAGTTTGAGGAGCGCCTCAAGTCCGTTATCAAGGAAGTAACCGACTCCGAAGGGCAGATTATTCTGTTCATTGATGAGATGCACACCCTCATTGGGGCTGGCGGCGGTGGCGAGGGCGCTATGGACGCGGCCAATCTGTTGAAGCCTGCTCTGGCCCGCGGCGAGCTGCACTCCATTGGCGCTACCACCCTCAAGGAATACCAGAAGTACATCGAGAAGGACAAGGCCCTGGAGCGCCGCTTCCAGGCCGTAATGGTAGACGAGCCTTCGCAGGAAGACGCCATCAGCATCCTACGCGGCATCAAGGAGAAGTACGAGCTGCACCACGGCGTGCGCATCACCGACGACGCCGTAATTGCCGCCGTGGAGCTGAGTAGCCGATACATCACCGACCGTTTCCTGCCCGACAAGGCCATTGACCTGATGGACGAAGCCGCCGCCAAGCTGCGCATTGAGCTGAACTCCATGCCCGCCGAGCTGGATGAGGTGCAGCGCCGCATCATGCAGCTGGAAATTGAGCGCGAAGCCATCCGCCGCGAAAACAACAAGGACCGTGAAGCCGTGCTGAGCAAGGAGCTAAGCGAGCTGAGCGAGAAGCGCGACGACCTGAAGGCCCAGTGGGAAAACGAGAAATCGGTGCTCACCAACATTCAGGAGCAGAAGGAAGCCATTGAGCGCTACAAGCTGGAAGCCGACCAGGCCGAGCGCCAGGGCGACTACGGCCGCGTGGCCGAGCTGCGCTATGGCAAGATTCAGGAAGCCGAAGCCAAGCTGAAAGAGGCCCAGGACATTGCCAACGCCAGCAAAGAAGGCGGCTCTATGCTGCAGGAAGTGGTAACCCAGGAGGACATTGCCGAGGTAGTGGCCAAGTGGACGGGCATTCCGGTGAGCAAAATGCTGCAGTCGGACCGCGAGAAGCTGCTGCACCTGGAAGAAGAGCTGGGCAAGCGCGTGGCCGGCCAGAGCGAAGCCATTGCGGCCATATCCGATGCCGTGCGCCGCTCCCGTGCCGGCCTGCAGGACCCCAAGCGGCCCATTGGCTCCTTCATTTTCCTGGGCACTACCGGCGTGGGTAAAACCGAGCTGGCTAAGGCCCTGGCCGAGTACCTGTTCAACGATGAGAACAACATGGTGCGCATTGATATGAGCGAGTACCAGGAGCGCCACGCCGTATCGCGCCTGATTGGGGCGCCTCCCGGCTACGTGGGCTACGATGAGGGCGGCCAGCTGACGGAGGCCGTGCGCCGTAAGCCATACTCCGTGATTCTGCTCGACGAAATCGAGAAGGCCCACCCCGATGTGTTCAACATCCTGCTGCAGGTGCTGGATGATGGCCGCCTCACCGACAACAAAGGCCGGGTGGCGAACTTCAAGAATACCATCATCATCATGACCTCCAACACGGGGGCGGATATCATTCAGAAGAACTTCAAGGAGCTGAATGAATACAACCACGACGAAGTGGTGGACCGCACCCGCGAGGAAGTAGTAGAGCGCCTGAAGCAGCACATGCGCCCCGAGTTCCTGAACCGCATCGACGAGATTGTGATGTTCCAGCCCCTCAAGCGCAAGGAAATCCGCAAGATTGTCGACATCCAGTTCAAGCAGATTCAGCACCGCCTGGAAGAAGCCGGCATCCGGCTGGAAGCCACCGACGAGGTGCTGGACTACCTCGGCGAGCAGGGCTTCGACCCGCAGTTTGGGGCCCGGCCGCTGAAGCGCGTCATCCAGCGCCTGGTGCTCAACGAGCTGTCGAAGGATATTCTCTCCGGCCGCGTAAGCAAGGACTCCGTGGTGGAAGCCGTGCTGGAAGACGGCCACCAGATCCGGTTTAACAACGTGGAGATTCCGGCCGTTGGTTAA
- a CDS encoding ion transporter, with protein sequence MASSFKQKRTSLHEHKQLRQERYELLQQLTDWLETPMVVLGFGWLVLLGVELIWGLSAELELLSTIIWIIFILDFLLKLLLAPARRAFLKANIITMISLLVPAVRVLRLARVLRLARAARGLRLVKVVGSLNRGMKALAASFGRRGLGYVLGLTGVVVLVGAAGMFAFENKEPGGLQSYSQALWWTAMLLTSMGSDYWPRTAEGQTLCLLLALYGFAVFGYFTATLATFFMGREANSEEGELAGAAQVAALHDELRQLRHELSTRQKDSPNH encoded by the coding sequence ATGGCTTCTTCTTTTAAGCAAAAGCGTACTTCCTTACACGAACACAAACAGCTGCGGCAGGAGCGCTATGAATTGCTGCAGCAGCTCACCGATTGGCTGGAGACGCCTATGGTGGTGCTGGGGTTTGGCTGGCTGGTGCTGCTGGGCGTAGAGCTTATCTGGGGGTTATCTGCGGAGCTGGAGCTGCTGAGCACCATTATCTGGATAATCTTTATCCTGGATTTTCTGCTGAAGCTGCTGCTGGCGCCCGCCAGGCGGGCCTTTCTGAAAGCCAACATTATTACCATGATTTCCCTGCTGGTGCCTGCCGTGCGGGTGCTGCGGCTGGCCCGCGTGCTACGTCTGGCGCGGGCTGCCCGGGGCCTGCGGCTGGTGAAGGTGGTGGGCTCCCTAAACCGGGGCATGAAGGCGCTGGCGGCCAGTTTTGGGCGGCGGGGGCTGGGCTACGTCCTGGGCCTCACGGGCGTGGTGGTGCTGGTAGGCGCGGCGGGCATGTTTGCGTTTGAAAACAAGGAGCCCGGTGGCCTGCAAAGCTACTCCCAGGCACTCTGGTGGACGGCTATGCTCCTCACCAGCATGGGTAGCGACTACTGGCCCCGCACGGCGGAGGGGCAAACGCTGTGCTTGCTGCTGGCACTGTACGGGTTTGCCGTTTTTGGCTATTTCACGGCCACACTGGCCACCTTTTTCATGGGCCGGGAGGCCAATAGTGAGGAAGGGGAGCTGGCAGGGGCCGCCCAAGTGGCCGCCCTGCACGATGAGCTCCGGCAGCTCCGGCATGAACTCAGTACCCGGCAGAAGGACAGTCCAAACCATTAA